In a genomic window of Saccharothrix sp. HUAS TT1:
- a CDS encoding type I polyketide synthase produces the protein MAGEDAKLLDYLKRVTLELGAARQRLREVEDRLHEPIAIVGMSCAYPGGVESPDDLWRLVEAGGDAVSGFPADRGWDLDGLFDADPDREGACYTEEGGFLSGFAAFDAGLFGITPREALSIDPQQRLLLEHSWQAVERAGIDPRRLRGSRTGVFAGVMYNDYGSRLRPPPPGFEGYLGSGSAPSVASGRVSYSLGLRGPAITVDTACSSSLVALHLACAALRRDECSLALAGGVTVMATPGVFVEFARQRGLAPDGRCKSFSATADGAGWAEGVGLLLLERLSDARRAGRRVLAVIRGSAVNQDGASSGLTAPSGPAQERVILDALGDARLTPADVDAVEAHGTGTTLGDPIEARALQAVYGRDRDRPLWLGTLKSNIGHAQAAAGVGGVIKSVQALRHGVLPRTLHVVEPTPHVDWAGSPVELLREPVGWPRSDRPRRVGVSSFGISGTNAHLIVEEAAPEEATTSGADGVVALPVAGRTPKALREQATRLLAHLEANPDVPLADVAHTLATGRTAFEHRAVVLGDDRGQVLRGLEELAGGGSAPQVVRGAPDPGAKAPVAFLFSGQGSQRPGMGERLHRAFPAFAAAFDEVCAHLDPHLPAPLREAVADDRVDRTEFAQPAVFAVGVATHRLLERFGVTPDFVGGHSIGELVAAHVAGVFSLADACRLVAARGRLMQAAPAGGAMLAVQASEDEVLPLLTGRIDLAAVNGPSSVVVSGDADAVAAFGERWRERGRRTRRLVVSHAFHSSHMDPVLDAFRRVAEDVTYHQPELPVVAGDVTSPDHWVRHVRQPVRFAAAVDRLRERGVRTFVEVGADSVLAPMVAECLGGTSAEVVATARRDRPDVLAALTALARLHVRGGAVDWSAASAGRTVELPTYAFQRRVYWLDAVAPARPAKPERPERPEEPAAGLADVPEADRRAALLALLLDLAAEVMGLESAAEVPTGTPLPELGFTSLMAVDLRNKAARAVGVDLPAALVYDHPTFDAMASYLDSLVTAR, from the coding sequence ATGGCAGGCGAGGACGCCAAGCTGCTCGACTACCTCAAGCGGGTGACCCTCGAACTCGGCGCGGCGCGACAACGCCTGCGCGAGGTGGAGGACCGCCTGCACGAGCCGATCGCGATCGTGGGCATGAGCTGCGCCTACCCCGGCGGCGTCGAGTCGCCGGACGACCTGTGGCGGCTGGTCGAGGCGGGCGGTGACGCGGTGTCCGGGTTCCCCGCCGACCGCGGCTGGGACCTGGACGGGTTGTTCGACGCCGACCCCGACCGGGAGGGCGCCTGCTACACGGAGGAAGGCGGCTTCCTGTCCGGGTTCGCCGCGTTCGACGCCGGGCTGTTCGGCATCACGCCCCGCGAGGCGTTGAGCATCGACCCGCAGCAGCGGCTGCTGCTGGAGCACTCGTGGCAGGCCGTCGAACGGGCGGGCATCGACCCGCGGCGGTTGCGCGGCAGCCGGACCGGCGTGTTCGCCGGCGTCATGTACAACGACTACGGCTCGCGGCTGCGACCGCCGCCGCCCGGCTTCGAGGGCTACCTGGGCAGCGGCAGCGCGCCGAGCGTCGCGTCCGGCCGGGTCTCCTACTCGCTCGGCCTGCGGGGTCCGGCGATCACCGTGGACACCGCGTGCTCGTCGTCGCTGGTCGCGCTGCACCTGGCGTGCGCGGCGCTGCGGCGCGACGAGTGCTCGCTGGCGCTGGCCGGCGGCGTCACGGTGATGGCGACGCCCGGCGTGTTCGTGGAGTTCGCCCGGCAGCGCGGCCTCGCGCCGGACGGTCGGTGCAAGTCGTTCTCCGCCACCGCCGACGGCGCGGGCTGGGCCGAGGGCGTCGGCCTGCTGCTGCTGGAACGGCTCTCCGACGCGCGCCGGGCCGGGCGGCGGGTGCTCGCCGTCATCCGGGGCAGCGCGGTGAACCAGGACGGCGCCAGCAGCGGGTTGACCGCGCCGAGCGGTCCGGCGCAGGAGCGGGTCATCCTCGACGCGCTCGGCGACGCCCGGCTGACCCCGGCCGACGTCGACGCCGTCGAGGCGCACGGCACCGGCACGACGCTGGGCGACCCGATCGAGGCGCGCGCCCTCCAGGCCGTCTACGGGCGCGACCGCGACCGGCCGCTGTGGCTGGGCACGCTGAAGTCGAACATCGGCCACGCGCAGGCCGCCGCCGGTGTCGGCGGGGTGATCAAGTCGGTGCAGGCGCTGCGGCACGGCGTGCTGCCGCGCACGTTGCACGTGGTCGAGCCGACACCGCACGTCGACTGGGCGGGCAGCCCCGTCGAGCTGCTGCGGGAACCGGTCGGGTGGCCCCGGTCCGACCGGCCGCGCCGGGTCGGCGTGTCGTCGTTCGGGATCAGCGGCACCAACGCCCACCTGATCGTGGAGGAGGCCGCGCCCGAGGAGGCGACCACGTCCGGGGCCGACGGCGTGGTGGCGCTGCCGGTCGCCGGCCGGACGCCGAAGGCGCTGCGCGAGCAGGCCACGCGGCTGCTGGCCCACCTGGAGGCGAACCCGGACGTCCCGCTCGCCGACGTCGCGCACACGCTCGCCACCGGCCGGACCGCCTTCGAGCACCGCGCCGTCGTGCTGGGTGACGATCGCGGGCAGGTCCTCCGGGGGCTGGAGGAGCTGGCCGGGGGCGGCAGCGCGCCGCAGGTCGTGCGGGGCGCGCCCGATCCGGGCGCGAAGGCGCCGGTGGCGTTCCTGTTCTCCGGCCAGGGCTCGCAGCGGCCGGGGATGGGCGAGCGGCTGCACCGCGCGTTCCCGGCGTTCGCGGCGGCGTTCGACGAGGTGTGCGCGCACCTCGACCCGCACCTCCCGGCGCCGTTGCGGGAGGCCGTCGCCGACGACCGGGTCGACCGCACCGAGTTCGCCCAGCCCGCCGTCTTCGCGGTGGGCGTCGCCACGCACCGGCTGCTGGAGCGGTTCGGCGTGACGCCCGACTTCGTCGGCGGCCACTCGATCGGCGAACTGGTCGCCGCGCACGTGGCGGGCGTGTTCTCGCTGGCCGACGCGTGCCGGCTGGTCGCCGCGCGCGGCCGGCTCATGCAGGCCGCGCCCGCGGGCGGCGCGATGCTCGCCGTGCAGGCGTCCGAGGACGAGGTGCTGCCGCTGCTCACCGGGCGGATCGACCTCGCGGCCGTGAACGGCCCGTCGTCGGTCGTGGTCTCCGGGGACGCCGACGCCGTCGCCGCGTTCGGCGAGCGGTGGCGGGAGCGCGGCAGGCGGACCAGGCGGCTGGTGGTGAGCCACGCGTTCCACTCGTCGCACATGGACCCGGTGCTCGACGCGTTCCGCCGCGTCGCCGAGGACGTCACCTACCACCAGCCGGAGCTGCCGGTGGTGGCCGGGGACGTCACCAGCCCCGACCACTGGGTGCGGCACGTCCGGCAGCCGGTGCGCTTCGCCGCCGCCGTCGACCGGCTGCGCGAGCGGGGCGTGCGGACGTTCGTGGAGGTGGGCGCGGACAGCGTGCTCGCGCCGATGGTGGCGGAGTGCCTGGGCGGCACGAGCGCCGAGGTCGTCGCGACGGCGCGGCGCGACCGGCCCGACGTGCTCGCGGCGCTGACCGCGTTGGCGCGGCTGCACGTGCGCGGCGGCGCGGTCGACTGGTCGGCGGCGTCCGCCGGGCGGACGGTGGAGCTGCCCACCTACGCCTTCCAGCGCCGGGTGTACTGGCTGGACGCGGTGGCGCCCGCGCGGCCGGCGAAACCGGAGCGGCCCGAGCGGCCCGAGGAACCGGCGGCCGGGCTCGCCGACGTGCCGGAGGCGGACCGGAGGGCGGCGCTGCTCGCCCTCCTGCTGGACCTCGCGGCCGAGGTGATGGGACTGGAGTCCGCGGCCGAGGTCCCGACGGGCACACCGCTGCCCGAGCTGGGGTTCACCTCGCTCATGGCGGTGGACCTGCGCAACAAGGCCGCTCGCGCGGTGGGCGTCGACCTGCCCGCCGCGCTCGTGTACGACCACCCGACTTTCGACGCGATGGCGAGCTACCTGGATTCGCTCGTCACCGCGAGGTGA